A genomic region of Lytechinus pictus isolate F3 Inbred chromosome 2, Lp3.0, whole genome shotgun sequence contains the following coding sequences:
- the LOC129281315 gene encoding fibropellin-1-like encodes MLSGCLSDCYAVLDPTPYFRDCVYDVCASPEDGDTALCNAMASYTQACRYFYVDVPSWRNATLCPLTCPSNSTYGNCISACPRTCWDYQDPDRTCYDLCVEGCACDEGFVLEDLRCIPESECGCVTDGFYLTVGSNLLTPDCSEYCECNPGGSINCTQVSCDPNASCGVVDGQTRCICNAGYDSVGFGFTCFDIDECESSPCANGTCVDEVDGYTCDCTPGWTGKLCAQKDECYSDPCQNGATCRDGVDRFTCVCAPGWTDEFCGTGQ; translated from the exons ATGCTAAGTGGCT GTCTTTCAGATTGCTATGCTGTATTGGATCCTACCCCATACTTTAGAGACTGTGTCTATGATGTCTGCGCGTCACCCGAAGATGGCGATACTGCGCTTTGTAATGCAATGGCATCATACACTCAAGCATGCAGATACTTTTATGTGGACGTTCCTTCATGGAGGAATGCAACTCTCTGTC CCCTGACCTGCCCATCAAACAGCACCTATGGCAATTGCATCTCCGCCTGTCCCCGCACCTGTTGGGATTACCAAGACCCTGATCGCACCTGTTACGACCTCTGTGTTGAAGGGTGTGCCTGTGATGAAGGGTTTGTCCTAGAGGATCTTCGGTGTATTCCAGAGAGCGAGTGCGGATGCGTCACAGATGGATTTTATCTCACA GTTGGCAGTAATCTTTTGACTCCAGACTGTTCAGAATACTGTGAGTGTAACCCTGGTGGTAGCATCAACTGCACCCAGGTATCCTGCGATCCTAATGCATCTTGTGGAGTGGTGGATGGGCAGACACGCTGCATATGCAATGCTGGCTACGATTCTGTTGGCTTTGGATTCACCTGCTTCG ATATCGACGAATGCGAAAGCAGCCCCTGTGCCAACGGGACCTGTGTTGATGAAGTGGATGGCTATACCTGTGACTGCACGCCAGGCTGGACGGGTAAACTCTGCGCTCAGAAGGATGAATGTTACTCAGACCCCTGTCAAAATGGAGCTACTTGCAGGGATGGTGTGGATAGATTCACATGCGTTTGTGCTCCAGGCTGGACAGATGAATTTTGTGGAACAG GTCAGTAA